In Cololabis saira isolate AMF1-May2022 chromosome 4, fColSai1.1, whole genome shotgun sequence, one DNA window encodes the following:
- the LOC133442587 gene encoding zinc finger protein 239-like yields MIHTGDKPFTCDQCGAAFTRQDSLRTHQRIHTGDKPFTCDQCGAAFTTSGNLMIHQRVHTGDKPFRCEQCGAAFTTSSNLMTHKRIHTGDKPFTCDQCGAAFTTQGHLKIHQRIHTGDKPFRCEQCGAAFTTSSNLMTHKRIHTGDKPFTCDQCGAAFTQQGNLMTHQRIHTGHKPFTCDQCGAAFTTQGHLKIHQRIHTGDKPFRCEQCGAAFTTSSNLMTHKRIHTGDKPFTCDQCGAAFTTQGHLKIHQRIHTGDKPFRCEQCGAAFTTSSNLMTHQRIHTGDKPFRCEQCGAAFTTSSHLKRHQRTHTNFTGTVHPSERCSFSGWFSPGTLRNLGTDTQGVDTSQGALAP; encoded by the exons atgattcacactggagataaaccgttcacttgtgatcagtgtggagcagcttttaccagacaagatagtctaaggactcaccaacgtattcacactggagataaaccgttcacttgtgatcagtgtggagcagcttttaccacatcaggtaatCTAATGattcaccaacgtgttcacactggagataaaccgttcagatgtgaacagtgtggagcagcttttaccacatcaagtaatCTAATGACTCacaaacgtattcacactggagataaaccgttcacttgtgatcagtgtggagcagcttttaccacacaAGGTcatctaaagattcaccaacgcattcacactggagataaaccgttcagatgtgaacagtgtggagcagcttttaccacatcaagtaatCTAATGACTCacaaacgtattcacactggagataaaccgttcacttgtgatcagtgtggagcagcttttacccaacaag gtaatctaatgactcaccaacgtattcacactggccataaaccgttcacttgtgatcagtgtggagcagcttttaccacacaAGGTcatctaaagattcaccaacgcattcacactggagataaaccgttcagatgtgaacagtgtggagcagcttttaccacatcaagtaatCTAATGACTCacaaacgtattcacactggagataaaccgttcacttgtgatcagtgtggagcagcttttaccacacaAGGTcatctaaagattcaccaacgcattcacactggagataaaccgttcagatgtgaacagtgtggggcagcttttaccacatcaagtaatctaatgactcaccaacgtattcacactggagataaaccgttcagatgtgaacagtgtggggcagcttttaccacatcaagtcacCTAAAGAGACACCAACGTACTCACACGA atttcacCGGCACGGTGCATCCAAGTGAGCGCTGCAGCTTCTCAGGAT GGTTCAGTCCAGGGACTCTGAGGAACCTGGGGACCGACACCCAGGGTGTAGATACATCTCAGGGAGCTTTGGCTCCTTGA